A segment of the Nasonia vitripennis strain AsymCx chromosome 2, Nvit_psr_1.1, whole genome shotgun sequence genome:
CAACATAAACTGAGTCAATGTTCTTGGAATATGTTGGTTTTGGCAAAGGATTTATTTTAACTATCTTTTCTGCATGACTTGGTAACTGTAAGTCTTTTGGAGCAGGTTTAACCACTTCGACAGAATCATTATTTCTTATTGCAGTATCTTTCAGTATGAATGTTTTGGATTGATTTTTTAAGTTGCATTTGGGAAATAAATCTGTCAAGAGTTCATTTGACTGAATTTCTCTGCCATTTGATAAGGGATTAGATACTGTTATGTTACGCGCTTGATTATTATTGCTACTCTTACTAGTACCAGTCTTCTTTACTTTATCATTAAGTTTCTTAACACCAAGATTATGATTAGCCAGCCGACTTCCAATTGCAGAACCTTGTTTCGAATCCCAAATGTTTGGAATGGTAGGAACATTTGTGATTGGAGCACTTTGGAAATCAGAAAAGTCATCATTGGAATCTGTGGATGTAGCAGAGTACGATGAAGACTGATGTTTGACTTCTGGTTGGCTATAGAAATTTTGTCTTCCATCAACGTAAACTGTATTAGCATTATAGGAAGAAGAATGACCAGAGGAAAATTTTACTTCCCTTGAATCCGAGTGATTGTGATTATAAGTAAGTCCATCAGCATTTGAAGGTAAATTCATTGACTTACTAGAAGGTCTAGTTGAATTTCCATGCTTCTTGTTTGTAACAGAATTCAGAGATGGCGAATCAAATGGAGATACATGAACTTTAGTTTCATTTTTCACCGTGTTTGCATCCAAAAGTGATAGATTTAAATTTGGAGTAGGTGGGATACGTATATAGTACAAAACTTCTAAGCTATTAAATGGATAGGATGCTTGAGCAAGTGCAACTAGCGCAAGAACAACATACAATTCTTGCTCAGTTAATTGTCCTGCATATTTCTGATTTGCCAAACTCCAGATGTAGCCAAGAACCTCTGTAGGCAGTTGACTTGTAAGTAAGAGTGGGAAGATCTTGTTTGTGTCAACGAGTACTTCATTGTGCACTGCACCTGGCTTGGGGCGATCCTCTTGAACAGCCTCCCAGATTCTTTTGTACAGAGGTGACAAAACATTGGAATTGGGCCAAAGCCATCCAGGAAGCTGTGACATTCTTTTGTCACTGTTAACATAAGCCTTACTCATAGCAAAAACGTTATTTAATCTGGGATAGAATGTAAACTCGAAAATTCTATCAACAatctatatttgttataagaGGTTACACCTCATCTGTTTCCCAATCATTTTTCGAATAGATCGATAATTGCGCGAGTTTTCTTCGAGCGCTGTAGTACTCATAGTTACACCTTGACGATTTCATTCAAACAATTCTAGAACTGGATGCAAACGCAGTAGACATGACGTATTTCTGTTAATACACTATACGGCAGACGATTTTTTAGTTGACTTGACATCACACGCACCCCCACACACCATCAGACGCACTTGCCTGCATATAGTGCACAGCTGTCAATCATAAGACTGATTTCAGCGCCACGATATGCCGGTGGTCAGTGGAATAAATAGGCTGGGACGCCTTTTTCCCTCCCAATATTTCACATCTTCAGAGTTGCGCGGTTTATGAGACGCCAGCAGCATCACACTCACACTACACCACTACACGCTACAAACAACCGCCGACGAAGAGACAACCTGAAAAAGTAGGTAAgtgtaatacatttttaataactgtaaattaaataattaaagctGCTctaaactaaagcttccattAATTCAACAGATATTACGTAGAGGAATATAAAACACGTCCTAAAGATGCCGACCGACTTCTACATTCGATACTACGTCGGTCACAAGGGTAAATTCGGCCACGAGTTTTTGGAGTTCGAGTTCAGGCCGGACGGCAAATTAAGGTATGCCAACAATTCCAACTACAAGAACGACACGATGATCCGTAAAGAGGCTTACGTTCATCAGTGCGTCATGGAGGAACTGAAGAGAATCATTCAGGATTCAGAAATCATGCAGGAGGACGACTCTCTCTGGCCTCAACCTGACCGAGTTGGTCGACAGGAGCTGGAGATTGTCATTGGAGACGAGCACATATCCTTCACAACATCAAAGACTGGCTCGCTGTTAGATGTTAACCAGTCGAGGGATCCTGAAGGATTGAGATGCTTTTACTACCTCGTTCAAGACTTGAAGTGTCTTGTTTTCTCTTTAATTGGACTGCATTTCAAAATTAAGCCTATATAAGTTCTTTATGATTCATTGACTTCAGATTTTTTGTTCAACTCTGTGACTGTAAATGATGTAATTGgtataatttcataaatttaaaacacATCAAGTCATTTATACCCAAGAAATTCTAGTTTTCGTTTGATATTTTTGAGTATAGATTATTATTCAATAAAAATGtgtactttattattttcatatttgCTATAGTATAGCTTTCTTGTAATACACTTCTAATAATTCTAATAAATGACTTTTCACATTGACATGTACTGTATGAACTATTGTTTTTCATGAATAAACATCAAATAATTCAATCAGATATACTTACTTTGTTCAAGCTTTATATATTTCCTTATTAGTacatacatgcatatatatatatatatatatatatatatatataagtatacatcAGAAGTACCTGACTGACTCAAACTCTGGTTCAAGATCAAGCTACTAGAGTCATGCCTTTCACAAAATAATGCGcacctatatctatatactatacataGTACACTGTACAATGTATATGTACTGACTACTGGTCAATCTCACAATGATCTGTCTATAGGTTACAGACATAAGCTAGGTgcttgtttatatttttctttcatacCAACAGTGAGTAcaacatttattaaaatacgtTTGTTTATATCAGGAACAAATAACTTGTTCACTCAAAAAACAATTCATTTTCGAAAAGTAATAATGGTAATTACCcattaaaaatcatcaaaatatAAGAAAGTAAACTAACCTTCAACACATGTATTTCAGATTAAATATTGATTCTATTTCACAACtgcatttaaaattttcattaaaaaataaaagactgTTGTTAATTTCTCAAGGTATGAGATGTCTGCCAACGGCCATGCATCAAATTTTGGGACTCACAATGAATCATCAGTGCTGGAAGACAGGTCACGCAATCAGAACCCAGATGTAGGCAGAGCTGTCACTGATGCTGTTCATGAGAGGTTTAGACAAAGCTATGTTTATTGTGAAAATTGCAAGGAAAAATTCATTGGAAATGGTGTTAGTATTCACAAACATTTTAACAAATCTCATCCTGCAGACGTGCAGTGTATTTACTGTTCAGGAaaagtttttcattattacaaGGTAAAAAATGGTAACAACAAAGCAGAACAAGTTTATTATCATTGGTGTCGAGACTGGATTACCAAATGAGCCTTAG
Coding sequences within it:
- the LOC100678945 gene encoding synergin gamma isoform X1, which gives rise to MSKAYVNSDKRMSQLPGWLWPNSNVLSPLYKRIWEAVQEDRPKPGAVHNEVLVDTNKIFPLLLTSQLPTEVLGYIWSLANQKYAGQLTEQELYVVLALVALAQASYPFNSLEVLYYIRIPPTPNLNLSLLDANTVKNETKVHVSPFDSPSLNSVTNKKHGNSTRPSSKSMNLPSNADGLTYNHNHSDSREVKFSSGHSSSYNANTVYVDGRQNFYSQPEVKHQSSSYSATSTDSNDDFSDFQSAPITNVPTIPNIWDSKQGSAIGSRLANHNLGVKKLNDKVKKTGTSKSSNNNQARNITVSNPLSNGREIQSNELLTDLFPKCNLKNQSKTFILKDTAIRNNDSVEVVKPAPKDLQLPSHAEKIVKINPLPKPTYSKNIDSVYVAPLKESKDDGLQQDLMSLQPTTEDKYSALRALVEEPPVVSVPKPVVEPMSVSPPVDDFGDFVSAEQPEPVPTVTVENSSALNSIDLLSDFDFNTESIIGTNSKSSPSLIQEISDAFNALAFEENTDRPIEEKFDVVFDTAEKVVQREDALSINSIELGPPPSGVLTRSGSVPSLDLKSFLPSSQDDEQQIENMHQMIYWEWKQYMESCVLLLQVAANIFTSITSEIVLREVLSSAQGYNFLCNLAEVAAVCRRVNFSHKEMDINIMGFDDLLMDIDKIWSEMEPFYTNIPIVTELPAWPLHHGDGLTCALCLTIITSGRITYNDNNYHATCANLWLHTVNSNLPALRYPIPYIQSIPIPQSANHT
- the LOC100120567 gene encoding protein mago nashi homolog encodes the protein MPTDFYIRYYVGHKGKFGHEFLEFEFRPDGKLRYANNSNYKNDTMIRKEAYVHQCVMEELKRIIQDSEIMQEDDSLWPQPDRVGRQELEIVIGDEHISFTTSKTGSLLDVNQSRDPEGLRCFYYLVQDLKCLVFSLIGLHFKIKPI
- the LOC100678945 gene encoding synergin gamma isoform X2; this encodes MSKAYVNSDKRMSQLPGWLWPNSNVLSPLYKRIWEAVQEDRPKPGAVHNEVLVDTNKIFPLLLTSQLPTEVLGYIWSLANQKYAGQLTEQELYVVLALVALAQASYPFNSLEVLYYIRIPPTPNLNLSLLDANTVKNETKVHVSPFDSPSLNSVTNKKHGNSTRPSSKSMNLPSNADGLTYNHNHSDSREVKFSSGHSSSYNANTVYVDGRQNFYSQPEVKHQSSSYSATSTDSNDDFSDFQSAPITNVPTIPNIWDSKQGSAIGSRLANHNLGVKKLNDKVKKTGTSKSSNNNQARNITVSNPLSNGREIQSNELLTDLFPKCNLKNQSKTFILKDTAIRNNDSVEVVKPAPKDLQLPSHAEKIVKINPLPKPTYSKNIDSVYVAPLKESKDDGLQQDLMSLQPTTEDKYSALRALVEEPPVVSVPKPVVEPMSVSPPVDDFGDFVSAEQPEPVPTVTVENSSALNSIDLLSDFDFNTESIIGTNSKSSPSLIQEISDAFNALAFEENTDRPIEEKFDVVFDTEKVVQREDALSINSIELGPPPSGVLTRSGSVPSLDLKSFLPSSQDDEQQIENMHQMIYWEWKQYMESCVLLLQVAANIFTSITSEIVLREVLSSAQGYNFLCNLAEVAAVCRRVNFSHKEMDINIMGFDDLLMDIDKIWSEMEPFYTNIPIVTELPAWPLHHGDGLTCALCLTIITSGRITYNDNNYHATCANLWLHTVNSNLPALRYPIPYIQSIPIPQSANHT
- the LOC107980745 gene encoding uncharacterized protein LOC107980745; the protein is MYEMSANGHASNFGTHNESSVLEDRSRNQNPDVGRAVTDAVHERFRQSYVYCENCKEKFIGNGVSIHKHFNKSHPADVQCIYCSGKVFHYYKVKNGNNKAEQVYYHWCRDWITK